From the genome of Aerococcus sanguinicola:
CCAATATGCCAACTGGGGGCGTCTTCTACCATGAAGGCAATGCCCACACTGGACGTTCCAACTTCAAGGTGAAGATCCACGGTAAGGGTGGCCATGCCTCATCCCCTCACCAAGCCAACGACGCCATTGTCGCTGCTTCTTACTTCGTCACTGAAATCCAAAGTGTAGTTAGCCGCCGCTTGAACCCATTCGATGTCGGGTCGATCACCATCGGTAACTTCGACGCAGCAGGTGCCAACAACGCTATCCAAGGCGAAGTGACACTAGGTGGGGACGTGCGTGCTATGTCACAAGAAGTCCGTGACATCATCGAACATGAAGTCAAAGCCAAACTTGAAGGCCTCAAGAACTCCTTCGGCATCACTTATGACCTTCACTACGAAAACGACTACCCAGTCGCTTACAACGATCCAAAAGTCACAGAATTCGCTATCAAAGCCATCAAGGACCACCCATTCGACCAACTCACAGAAGGGGTGGACACCGAACAACCTCAACCCCCATCGGATGACATCGCCTACTTCCTTCAAGAAGTTCCAGGCCTCTACCTCTGGGTCGGCGCCGCACCAAAAGACGGCGAAGCCTACCCACACCACCATCCAAAATTCGTCATGGACGAAGACGCCATGCTCATCGCAGCCAAAAGCGTCGCAGCCTTCATCGGCGAATACGTAGAAAATGGTGGAGTAGAATAACAGGGTGTGAGGGATGGCGCTTAGCTTTCGTTCACTGGAGCAAGTCAACAGAGCAGTCTGAGGACTGCGGCGGAGACTTGTGAAGTGACACGAAAGCTGCCAGCCCGAACCCGACTACACAGGGTGTGAGAGAGCGCGGTTAGAAATGGACCTCTGGAGCAAAAGACCGAAGAAGTCTGAAAGACTTCGAAGGGATTTTGTGAAGAGGAGCCACTTCTGCGCGACCGAACCCAACTACACAGGGTGTGAGAGGATGCGGGTAGAAAGGGAGCTCTGGAGCAAAAGGGATAAGAACGGCTCCAGCCGGTCGTTCCCTTTTGTGAAGAGGAGCCCTTTCTGCATCCTCGAACCCCACTAGGAAGGGTGTGACTGCCCTTCAATAACTAAAGAAAAAGCTCCGCTAGAGGATTAGTCAACTAATCCAAGCTAGCGGAGCTTTTTTACTACAATAAACGATCCATAACTAGGGCAGCTCTCTACGCCACAATGCATCCCAAAGCCAAAAAGAACACCAGCCAGAAAAATAGCCGATGTTCGATACGGATCACTTTCGCCAGTTGCGAATTTTCTTCTCTAGTTCACGCTGGCGGCGCAGGATATCGATAACCGTATCTGCGGTGAAGACTGCCAGAGCAATGGCTAGGGCCGTAAACATGGTGGTCGCAAGTTCACTTAGACCACGCGAATAGTCGGATTGAATGAGATAAAGAGCCGTCCGATACATGCCGCCCCCAGGCACTAGGGTATAAAATCCCGGAATGAAGAAGACCGTCACAGGTTGGTGGTAGCGCCGAGAGAACCATTGAGACATGCCTGCAATGGCTAAACTTGCAATATAGGTCGCCCCGCCCACTTCTAAAGTCAGAAAATCCAAACAAATCAAATAGACCAGCCAGCCTGTTGCTGCAATAATTGACGCCCGGTAAATTTGACGTGGGGGCGTTTGAACACAGATCGAACAAGTATAGCCCACAAAGTAAGCTGCAATAATCTGTAAGATAAAGTTAATCATCCTCTAAGCCTCCCTATAATAATTAAGGCTACCAAGGACCCCAATGCAATCATTAGGGCCTGGAAGAAGGCTTCCATGGCTCGGGCACCTCCTGCGAGATAATCTTCATGGAAGATATCCCGTAAGGAATTGGTAATAGCCGTCCCGGGCACCAGGGGCATCAAGGTCGAAACAATCACAATCCCCAAGGAAACATTAGGGAAATACCAAGCCTGCATGGCATAGGCAAATAGCGTGATCATCATGGTACAGAATACATTCTCGACCGGACTAGATATCTCATAACGCGCCGTCATGTACATCAGACCCGATAAGAAGACGGCATCAAAGGTCGTCACGATAAACTCATCTACGCCCCCGCCAAAGAGGACAGCAAAACACATCCCCAGACCAATCACGCCAACAAAGCGCATATGGATCGGGTAGGGATTGCTTTCTGAATCAATCTTTAACAGCTTCAGATAAGCTACGGCCAAGGTGATTTCTCCATTGGTCAATTGTCGAGATACTGTATTCACCTTGGATACCTTATGCAAGACACTCCCCCGCGTTTGGATCCGTTTAATCCCCACTAAACGATTATTGGCCTCATTCAAGTCATCGAGTGAGGCATAAAGGCCCGTTGCATAGGATATAGCAACTGTCGAGTAGAGGTTCGAATAACTTAAGATTCGCTCCATAGTATCTTCCACGCGGTAAGTTTCAGAGTTACTCTCCGTCATAATCTTTCCAGCTAACAGGGCCGTCTCTAAGAGTAATTTCTTAGGAACTTGTTTCTCATTTACGGCCATTCCCGTCACTCCCTCCACTGTACATATTATAATTACTATTTATTTTATCATACTGTTCCTTTATTATTATATGAAAAGTCAAAATATGAGATATTTCTCTCATTTTAGGGGCAAATAATGAACAAAAAATGTAGTCTTCATAGATATTATCAAATAAATATATAAAGGGCTTACATATTTTACTTGTGAAATTTTTAATTTAATGATACTATAATCTTGACGATGAAAAGTCAGAAAAAAATTATGGAGGTATAGCATATGTCAAGAGATGTTGTATTTGATTATATCGATAAGGAATTTGAACGCCAGCAAAATGGGATTGAGTTAATCGCGAGTGAAAACTGGGTATCCCCAGCTGTTCGTGAGGCTCAAGGTTCTGTACTCACTAACAAATACGCTGAAGGTTATCCTGGCCGTCGCTACTATGGTGGGTGCGAATTCGTTGATGAAATCGAAACCCTAGCCATTGACCGCTTAAAAGAACTCTTCGGTGCTGAATACGCCAACGTTCAACCTCACTCAGGTGCTCAAGCAAATATGGCTGTTTACTCTGCCCTCTTACAGCCAGGTGATAAAGTTCTTGGCATGAACTTAACAGATGGTGGTCACTTGACACACGGCTCTAAAGTTAACTCAAGTGGTAAACTCTATGATTTCGCTGACTACGGTGTAGACAAAGAAACTGAACGTATCGATTATGACAAGCTCGAAGAAACCGCTAAAGAAGTCCAACCAAAATTAATCGTTGCTGGGGCTTCTGCTTATGCACGCGAAATTGACTTCAAACGTATCGGTGAAATTGCTAAAGCAATTGACGCTTACTTCATGGTTGATATGGCTCACATCGCTGGTTTAGTTGCTGTTGGCCTCCACCAAAACCCAGTTCCTTATGCTGATGTTGTTACTTCAACAACTCATAAGACTTTGCGTGGTCCACGTGGCGGGGTTATCTTATCCAATAACCAAGACCTCTTTAAGAAATTAAACTCTGCTGTCTTCCCAGGCATGCAAGGTGGTCCATTAGAACACGTTATCGCTGGTAAAGCAGTTGCTTTCGGTGAAGCTCTTGAAGATTCCTTCAAAGACTACCAAAACCAAGTCGTTAAGAATGCTCAAGCCATGGCCAAAGTATTTAGCGACTCTGGTCTCCACATGGTATCTGGTGGGACTGACAACCACTTAATCTTGCTCAAGGTTATCGACCGCGACTTAACAGGTCAAGAAGTTGAAGCAGCCTTAGACGAAGTAGGTATCACTGTTAACAAGAACACCATCCCATTCGAAACCTTAAGCCCAACTAAAGCATCTGGTATCCGCTTAGGTACGCCTGCTGTTACGACTCGTGGCTTCAAGGAAGAAGAAGCAGCTAAAGTTGCGGAATGGATTGTTCGCATCATTGAAAATATCAATGACGACAAGGTGAAAGAAGAAGTTAAACAAGAAGTTCAAGACTTAGTGAAGAAATTCCCTCTTAAATAAAACCATAAATAAACCAAGCTGTCCTTAATAAAAGGCATTGGATTCAACTTTTAGCAGTTGATCCAATGCCTTTTTTATTTTCGAGGCTTAGCTTACTAGAAAAAAGGAGTCTGGCCAGTGACCAAACTCTTATCCAAGGCTTAATCCTCAATAATATCTTGACTAGTATAAATCCTGTAATGACGGAAGAAATAACTCGCAAAGAAACCGACAAAGGCTCCGATAAGCAAGCTAATAGCGCCCGCAAACAATACCTGAAGCGGTGGGTTATCCGCTAAGGGAGCTAATATACCTGGAATAATAGAAGCTGTACCCGGCGTATTATTAACCAAATCAGTCGTTGCAATATACATACCAGCCAAAGCCCCCGTCAAGGCACTGGTTGAATACACCGGTAGCGGATTAGCTGTTACCAAGTGGGCTTGGGTAAGCGGTTCTAAGGCCACACTCAGGCTCTCCTCCCTAGTTCCAATCTTCAAGCGAGTGAAGAGTAGATAGTTAGCAGTTGCCGAGGAGAAAATAGCTAAGCCTGCCACTGCCATAGCTTTTCCTGTTAATCCCATCATAGCGGTCAAGGCCATGGAACTCAGTGGCGCTGTTGATACAACAGTGAAAACCGCTCCTAGAATAGCTCCCATTAACAGTGGACTTGAATGTGAAGCTGCCTCAATAATGGTCCCAATCTGAATGAGGGCGGCATCAATAACCGGTGAAATTAGGGCTGCAACCGCATAGGCAATAGGCAAGGCCGTTGCTGCCACAACAAAAACATCCAAGCCCCCTTTAACATGGTCTTGAATATAGCGCACTAAGAAGGAAACAAGGTAAGCGCCAATAAAACCTGGTAAGACACCAAACTGCATCATAGCCAGAGCCACAAGTAAAGAATTCACCGGACTAGACCCCAAACGGAGAAGAACCATCCCAGCCGCAGCTACCCCAGCTAAGGAACCGTTCGCTTCCGCAATTCCATTCAAGAAGGGCACGTCTAAGATCGTTCCGAAAAGGGCCCCATAAACAGCTTCAACCAAGAAACTAGCAACTGCTGCATCGGCTAAGGCACTCATGGTCTTGGCCCCGTAAGGCGCTTTAAAACTAAAGAGTGTAAAGAAGGATAAAATCAAAGCTAAGTAAAACAAACCTAATAAGACATCCATAATTCGACTCCCATTCCTCTCATTTAAGAAATGGAAACTCCTTTCTTTGGTCAGAAATTTCTAGCTTACTAACAACATTTTCTGGCTCCTCATCTAAAATCTTGTCTAATTCACCTTTACACTTCGAATTATAACATAATTATGAGAGTTTTATTATAATTTATGTCTAATTGATGAGAAAATATAGTTTTTCCTTATTTATTAGTATGAAATAGTTATTTTGCTTAAGCGATATAGCGAATCAATTCTAATTGAACCTTTCCATCAACAAAGGAATAAGTTGCTTCATCGATCATGGCGGCAATAATTTCCGTATTTAAGAGGTCTTCACGAATTCCCAAGAGGTCTTCATAATACTCTTCAACCTCATACTGGCGCGGTTTCTGCAATTGGTCCATGACTTCTTCAATATCCGCTGGCTCCTCAGCCATTGAACCGATCAAATCGATAACTAAACGATCAGCTTCAAAACTAACCGCCAGCTTGAGGTCTTTAACCCGGTAGTTGAAGAAATAATCCATCATCTCAGCCGCAATTAATTTAGCCTTCCGATATTCTTGAGCGTTCAGCACGGTCTCGCCTCCATTCTGTTATCGTCTCGAGTACAGGTGCCATCGTCGCAGCGACAAAGCCCCCTGAAAAACCATTATTGTACAAATTTAAGCCTGCGTGGACGCCCCCTACATTGTTCACCAGGGTCGCATGCAAGGCCCCCGCTAAGAAACCCGCTAGTGGTCCGTAATGGCCAGCGATTGGAGCCAGAGTCGTCCCAAACAAGGCCGCTAGAATAGCGGAAGTCATATCGGGATCATGGGTCAGCATGAAATACTGCATTAAGAAGATGCCTAAGACCACTGGGGCGACATTGCGAGGGTGCTTCCCAAAGGCCGCAAAACCCATGACCGTCAAGATACCTCCCATGACGGGACCATTCAAAACCCCATCCAATAGCCAAACATAGCCTGTCGCTAAAAGGCCCAAAATACCAACATTAGCCAGGGTCAAGGCTGACCCATGCAACAAGACAAAGTCCGTCACCGAGGTCCCGGCCTCCCGGGTCAAGTCCCGGTAGCCCTTGAAGCTAAATCGATTGGCACTCCAGCCCATCAAGATTAGGAAGAGACAGAGCAAGATGACAAAGCCAAAGACCGGCCCATAGTTCATCGTCACCTGAATATTCTCCACGTCAACAGCCAACTTAAAAGACCGCATGACGCTAGCCACTACCATAGCCAGAACTCCACTGGTAAAGCCCAAATTATAAAGGTTAAAACCCAGGTGGAAGCGGAGGAAGGAAGAAGCAATGGGACTCACCACAAAGCCAATAAAAATACCCAAAGCATAGCCCAGAGGAATTCCCCAAGCCAAGGGCAGGCCCTGGCCGAAACTCACCAGACTCACAACAGGACTCAAAGCCGTTGAAAAGAGGGCTGTCAGCAGGACTTTTTTAAAAGGAATAGATAAAAACTTTGTATAAAGCCAAGCCCCCATCATAAAGGGAATGGTATTGAATAAATTTTTGCCAAAAAAAGCAAAACCTGTTACAGTAAAGAGTGCCGCAAAAAGTGGCCCTGTCATCCATTTGGCATGGCGGCTCACCATAAAAGCATTCAGTAACATAAGGATCCCGGCATTAACAAAGGTTGCCCCGTAGCCTCCGACAGCAAAATAGTCCGTCAATAAATTCGAAGGCGCGATGAGAATCTGCCAATAGCCCTGCAAAAGTTCAGGCAGGGGCTGGATTAAAAGACCACAAACAATAAAAAATAGGGCCAAAAGGTATAAAAAGTTGCTAGAAATGAGATTCTTCTTTAAAAAATAGGCATCGAGATGTTCGAGTACAGTGCCTAACAAATGGATCCCCCCTTAAGCTTTACTTATTTTGTCAAAAATTTTTTAACCGCATCCACCCTTTCTCGCGATAGAGCCCATTCGACGAAAAGCGCAACTGCCGCTCCTACTAAGGTATCCACTAAGCGCCAGAAAACATAGAGAATCCGTTCCTGGTCGGGAATGGAATAGAGGACGATCGTATAAATCGCAATGGAACCTACAATCGCTTGCGAGGAATTAAAAGCATTGCCTAAGATAATGGTGAGCATAACCCCCAAAGCAGGAAAGAGATAAGAAAAAATCTGCCAATCAGGGAAGAGGGTCATCAAAGAGACACAGAGAAGGGCCATCAAGCCCCCAATAAAATTCCCAAAAATCCGGTGGCGGCCATATTTATTGGTCGACTGGAAATCCGTTCGCTGGCTAAATCCAGCAGACAAGGCAGCAATCTGGGGAGAATGGGTGCTAAAGAGATCATATAGCAAGGCGATTAAAAAGAAACTGAGGCCTGTCTTAAAAGTCCGCATTCCTAAGTGAAATCTTGTCTGTCCCATCCCAAGGGCTCCTTTCATCCTGACAAAAACTTTATAAGTAACATAATAGCGGTCAAGTTAGTAATTAACAAGTCTAAATTTAAAGAAAATCTAAATAAAAGCATTTTGGAAAAGAAAATAGGAGGAGACGTATTGGAAAATTCATCCCTAACACCAAGTGAACGTGAACAAGTTGCCGACATCATTGTCAATGCCTTCGAAGACAAAATCCACTATGTTTGGATTATGACTAGCGACAAGGCCAAAGCTAAACGCCTGATCGCTAAACATTTTAACGAAGACCAATTAATCGTCGTCCGCGACCAAGGCAAGATCCAAGGCATCCTCTCCTATGAAAGCCGGGACCAACCCAACTTCCTCCCCATCCCCTGGCAGAGCTTCCGCCAAGAATTCGGCTTCTTCCCCTCCCTGATCCGCAGCCTAGGCTACTACATCTACAAGCACAGCCAAAGTAAGGCCCAAGCAAGAGACTGGCACATCGACCTCCTCGCCGTCCACTCCCAAGCCAGGGGCCAAGGCATCGGTAGCCAACTCCTCCAAAAAGCCAGCCAAGCCGCCAAGGCCGACCACAAACAACAAGTCATCCTAGAAGTCGTCAACAGCAACCCCCGCGGCAAAAAATTCTACGAACAAAACGGCTTCAAAACCAGCGACCACCAAACCATCCCCCGCCTCTTCCAACCCTTCACCAAAGCCGCCAACTTCAGCAGCTTCTATATCATGAAAAAAAGGGTGTGAGCAAGAGCGGTTAGACTTGAATGATTGGAGCCCAAACGGAAAAGAGCGGCTTTAGCCGATCGTTCCGATTGGGTGAAATCACTTCAAGTCTGCTCTTGCGAACCCGACTAAAGGGTGTGAAAAGACAGGGTGTGAGAGGATGCGGGAGAAAGGGACCTCTGGAGTAAAAGACCAGAGAAGGCTGGAGGCCTTCGACGGGCTTTTGCGAAGAGGAGCCCTTTCTGCATCCTCGAACTCGACTACAGGGTGTGAGGGAGCGCGGGTAAAAATAGACCTCTGGAGTAAAGAGCCAGAGAATATACTGACCCCAAGCAAGATAGCAGTCCAAACTAAAAGGCAGCTAAGCGAGAAAACCAATCATTTCTCGCTTAGCTGCCTTTTTATCTTCTTAGCTATGCCAAATATCATTCAAAATATTAGTTTGTTGACGGTCAGGGCCGACAGAGAAGGTAGAAATTCTAACCCCCACTAATTCACTGACACGTTCCACATAACGGCGGGCATTGTCAGGTAGGTCATCAAGTCTCTTGCAAGCTGTGATATCTTCTGACCAGCCAGGTAGCGTTTCATAAATGGGCGTACAATCAGCCAATTCCTTAAGGCTAGCAGGGTAGTAATCAATCCGACTGCCATCTGATTTCTCATAGGCTACGCAGATTTTCACTTCTCCCAGACCAGATAGGACATCGACACAGTTCAAGCTGAGATCGGTTAAGCCAGAGATACGTTTAGAGTGGCGCATCACCACAGCGTCAAACCAACCTACCCGGCGTGGCCGACCCGTTGTCGTTCCATACTCATGACCAACTTCACGAATGCGGTCGCCCACCTCATCAAAGAGCTCAGTTGGGAAGGCCCCTTCACCCACACGTGAGGTATAGGCCTTGCAGACCCCAACAACCTTATCAATCTGGGTCGCACCGATCCCGGTTCCAACGGTGGCGCCCCCAGCTACAGGATTTGAAGAGGTGACAAAAGGATAGGTCCCTTGGTCAATATCCAGCATATTTCCTTGGGCTCCTTCAAAGAGGACACGCTGCCCTTGGTCCATCAACTGACCAATCAAATAAGAAGAGTCTGCCACATAGTCTTTGACTTCTTGGCCATAAGCATAGTAACTTTCAAAAATAGAGTCAAAATCTAAAGCTTGTCCCTGGTAAATCTTCTCAATCACTTGATTGTGATAAGCCAAATTCGCCTTTAATTTTTCCGCAAAGGTATCCTTTTCCAGTAAATCACAGAAACGAATCCCGATCCGAGCCGCCTTATCGGTATAAGCAGGGCCGATCCCTTTAATGGTCGTTCCAATCTTTTGGTCGCCCTTAGCTTCTTCTTGGAGTCGGTCTAATTCAATGTGGTAGGGCAGGATGACATGGGCCCGGTTGGAAATCCGTAAACCGCTCGTGTCTACACCATTCTCCTTAAGATAGTTCAATTCTTTGACTAAGGCTTGGGGATTGACGACAACCCCGTTGCCAATAATGGATAACTTATCTGGCGAGAAGATACCAGAAGGGATTAAGTGGAGGGCAAATTTCTTCCCATCAAATTGGATGGTATGACCGGCGTTATCGCCGCCCTGGTAGCGGACAATGGCGCTGGCCTCCTTAGCTAG
Proteins encoded in this window:
- the glyA gene encoding serine hydroxymethyltransferase, translated to MSRDVVFDYIDKEFERQQNGIELIASENWVSPAVREAQGSVLTNKYAEGYPGRRYYGGCEFVDEIETLAIDRLKELFGAEYANVQPHSGAQANMAVYSALLQPGDKVLGMNLTDGGHLTHGSKVNSSGKLYDFADYGVDKETERIDYDKLEETAKEVQPKLIVAGASAYAREIDFKRIGEIAKAIDAYFMVDMAHIAGLVAVGLHQNPVPYADVVTSTTHKTLRGPRGGVILSNNQDLFKKLNSAVFPGMQGGPLEHVIAGKAVAFGEALEDSFKDYQNQVVKNAQAMAKVFSDSGLHMVSGGTDNHLILLKVIDRDLTGQEVEAALDEVGITVNKNTIPFETLSPTKASGIRLGTPAVTTRGFKEEEAAKVAEWIVRIIENINDDKVKEEVKQEVQDLVKKFPLK
- a CDS encoding threonine/serine exporter family protein, which gives rise to MINFILQIIAAYFVGYTCSICVQTPPRQIYRASIIAATGWLVYLICLDFLTLEVGGATYIASLAIAGMSQWFSRRYHQPVTVFFIPGFYTLVPGGGMYRTALYLIQSDYSRGLSELATTMFTALAIALAVFTADTVIDILRRQRELEKKIRNWRK
- a CDS encoding threonine/serine ThrE exporter family protein, with translation MAVNEKQVPKKLLLETALLAGKIMTESNSETYRVEDTMERILSYSNLYSTVAISYATGLYASLDDLNEANNRLVGIKRIQTRGSVLHKVSKVNTVSRQLTNGEITLAVAYLKLLKIDSESNPYPIHMRFVGVIGLGMCFAVLFGGGVDEFIVTTFDAVFLSGLMYMTARYEISSPVENVFCTMMITLFAYAMQAWYFPNVSLGIVIVSTLMPLVPGTAITNSLRDIFHEDYLAGGARAMEAFFQALMIALGSLVALIIIGRLRG
- a CDS encoding FUSC family protein; the protein is MGQTRFHLGMRTFKTGLSFFLIALLYDLFSTHSPQIAALSAGFSQRTDFQSTNKYGRHRIFGNFIGGLMALLCVSLMTLFPDWQIFSYLFPALGVMLTIILGNAFNSSQAIVGSIAIYTIVLYSIPDQERILYVFWRLVDTLVGAAVALFVEWALSRERVDAVKKFLTK
- a CDS encoding DUF1576 domain-containing protein, whose product is MLGTVLEHLDAYFLKKNLISSNFLYLLALFFIVCGLLIQPLPELLQGYWQILIAPSNLLTDYFAVGGYGATFVNAGILMLLNAFMVSRHAKWMTGPLFAALFTVTGFAFFGKNLFNTIPFMMGAWLYTKFLSIPFKKVLLTALFSTALSPVVSLVSFGQGLPLAWGIPLGYALGIFIGFVVSPIASSFLRFHLGFNLYNLGFTSGVLAMVVASVMRSFKLAVDVENIQVTMNYGPVFGFVILLCLFLILMGWSANRFSFKGYRDLTREAGTSVTDFVLLHGSALTLANVGILGLLATGYVWLLDGVLNGPVMGGILTVMGFAAFGKHPRNVAPVVLGIFLMQYFMLTHDPDMTSAILAALFGTTLAPIAGHYGPLAGFLAGALHATLVNNVGGVHAGLNLYNNGFSGGFVAATMAPVLETITEWRRDRAERSRISEG
- a CDS encoding GNAT family N-acetyltransferase codes for the protein MENSSLTPSEREQVADIIVNAFEDKIHYVWIMTSDKAKAKRLIAKHFNEDQLIVVRDQGKIQGILSYESRDQPNFLPIPWQSFRQEFGFFPSLIRSLGYYIYKHSQSKAQARDWHIDLLAVHSQARGQGIGSQLLQKASQAAKADHKQQVILEVVNSNPRGKKFYEQNGFKTSDHQTIPRLFQPFTKAANFSSFYIMKKRV
- a CDS encoding amidohydrolase encodes the protein MSLVDELYKRLDEKEDQMIEIRRHFHENPEVSFEEKETAQYIADFYKDLDCDVRTNVGNGYGLVVTIDTGKEGKTLALRADFDALPLTEDTGLDFSSKKEGAMHACGHDAHTAYLMVLAQTLIEMKDQLSGKFVIIHQNAEEVAPGGAKSMIEDGALDGVDNIIALHVMTNMPTGGVFYHEGNAHTGRSNFKVKIHGKGGHASSPHQANDAIVAASYFVTEIQSVVSRRLNPFDVGSITIGNFDAAGANNAIQGEVTLGGDVRAMSQEVRDIIEHEVKAKLEGLKNSFGITYDLHYENDYPVAYNDPKVTEFAIKAIKDHPFDQLTEGVDTEQPQPPSDDIAYFLQEVPGLYLWVGAAPKDGEAYPHHHPKFVMDEDAMLIAAKSVAAFIGEYVENGGVE
- a CDS encoding PTS sugar transporter subunit IIC; the protein is MDVLLGLFYLALILSFFTLFSFKAPYGAKTMSALADAAVASFLVEAVYGALFGTILDVPFLNGIAEANGSLAGVAAAGMVLLRLGSSPVNSLLVALAMMQFGVLPGFIGAYLVSFLVRYIQDHVKGGLDVFVVAATALPIAYAVAALISPVIDAALIQIGTIIEAASHSSPLLMGAILGAVFTVVSTAPLSSMALTAMMGLTGKAMAVAGLAIFSSATANYLLFTRLKIGTREESLSVALEPLTQAHLVTANPLPVYSTSALTGALAGMYIATTDLVNNTPGTASIIPGILAPLADNPPLQVLFAGAISLLIGAFVGFFASYFFRHYRIYTSQDIIED
- a CDS encoding adenylosuccinate synthase; its protein translation is MSGIVVVGTQWGDEGKGKITDFLAKEASAIVRYQGGDNAGHTIQFDGKKFALHLIPSGIFSPDKLSIIGNGVVVNPQALVKELNYLKENGVDTSGLRISNRAHVILPYHIELDRLQEEAKGDQKIGTTIKGIGPAYTDKAARIGIRFCDLLEKDTFAEKLKANLAYHNQVIEKIYQGQALDFDSIFESYYAYGQEVKDYVADSSYLIGQLMDQGQRVLFEGAQGNMLDIDQGTYPFVTSSNPVAGGATVGTGIGATQIDKVVGVCKAYTSRVGEGAFPTELFDEVGDRIREVGHEYGTTTGRPRRVGWFDAVVMRHSKRISGLTDLSLNCVDVLSGLGEVKICVAYEKSDGSRIDYYPASLKELADCTPIYETLPGWSEDITACKRLDDLPDNARRYVERVSELVGVRISTFSVGPDRQQTNILNDIWHS